A single Nicotiana tabacum cultivar K326 chromosome 5, ASM71507v2, whole genome shotgun sequence DNA region contains:
- the LOC107828341 gene encoding protein ELC-like: MMPPPNSAQYTQQFLSSVLSQRGPSALPYTEDVKWLIRQHLLSLIETYPSLQPKTATFTHNDGRTVNLLQADGTVPMVYQDVTYNIPVIIWLMESYPRHSPLVFVNPTRDMIIKRPHQFVNPSGVVSIPYLQNWIYPSSNLVELARNLSHFFGRDPPLYAQRRPNPNPSPSPSPHPPPSTSFSNNNSPVGPGGVIRPAIPPRAFPQSPYGSGSTGRIMDDPSEVYKRNAIDKLVVRLHSDILGLREAREADMEGLFNAQGVLRQREERLNEGLKEMQDEKEGLEQQLQMVLMNSDVLEGWLRENEAKMTNLGNVDVDTAFEPCDHLSKQMLDCTASDLAIEDVIYSLDKAIQDGTVPFDQYLRNVRSLSREQFFHRATASKVRAAQMQAQVANMASRASSPYAL, translated from the coding sequence ATGATGCCGCCACCGAATTCCGCCCAATACACTCAACAATTCCTCAGTAGCGTTCTCTCACAGCGCGGCCCTTCCGCACTTCCGTACACCGAAGACGTCAAATGGCTAATCCGGCAGCACCTGTTGTCGCTCATCGAAACTTATCCTTCACTTCAGCCTAAAACCGCAACTTTCACTCACAACGACGGCCGCACAGTTAATCTCTTACAAGCCGACGGCACCGTCCCGATGGTTTATCAAGACGTCACGTACAACATCCCCGTTATTATTTGGCTTATGGAATCTTACCCTCGTCACTCGCCTTTGGTGTTCGTGAATCCCACGCGTGACATGATCATCAAGCGCCCGCATCAGTTTGTGAATCCGTCCGGGGTTGTGTCGATCCCTTATTTGCAGAATTGGATTTACCCTAGCTCTAATCTCGTCGAATTGGCTCGTAATTTGAGTCATTTCTTTGGCCGTGATCCTCCGCTTTATGCCCAGCGTCgtccaaaccctaaccctagcccTAGCCCGAGCCCTCATCCTCCACCCAGTACGAGTTTTTCGAATAATAATTCGCCGGTTGGGCCGGGTGGTGTAATTCGGCCTGCGATACCTCCTCGGGCATTTCCACAATCACCTTATGGGAGTGGTAGTACGGGGAGGATAATGGACGATCCATCAGAGGTTTATAAGAGGAATGCCATAGATAAGCTTGTTGTTAGGCTGCATAGTGATATATTAGGGTTGAGGGAAGCACGGGAGGCTGATATGGAGGGGTTGTTTAATGCTCAAGGAGTGTTGAGGCAGCGGGAGGAGCGATTGAATGAAGGTTTAAAGGAAATGCAGGACGAGAAGGAGGGTTTAGAGCAGCAATTACAGATGGTTCTGATGAATAGTGATGTATTAGAGGGATGGCTGAGAGAAAACGAGGCGAAAATGACAAATTTAGGGAATGTGGATGTGGATACAGCGTTTGAGCCGTGCGATCATCTTTCCAAGCAGATGCTGGATTGCACGGCATCTGATTTGGCGATTGAGGATGTGATTTATTCGTTGGACAAAGCTATACAGGACGGGACAGTACCTTTTGATCAGTACTTGAGGAACGTTAGGTCGTTGTCACGCGAGCAATTCTTTCATCGCGCCACTGCATCAAAGGTTAGGGCTGCTCAGATGCAGGCTCAAGTTGCTAATATGGCTTCTAGAGCATCATCGCCTTATGCATTGTAA